A window from Artemia franciscana unplaced genomic scaffold, ASM3288406v1 Scaffold_7262, whole genome shotgun sequence encodes these proteins:
- the LOC136043565 gene encoding protein angel homolog 2-like has product MLKNGIDLLSRDNIALISILTPFKNPDKQICIVNTHLLYNRKREDVRLAQLQVLLAEINRVACKITNYPPVILCGDLNFTPSSKLYSFLSQGRLKYEHLDIKKLTNCGSQKIGKTFLPKELYISDSCQYLQELKRDNCIEEEFFSSGTLTHKFAFKSVYNSDEFPKVRLNSTCHNLVDYILYSNIDEKFNKHEKQELILLERLRLPTYKDCLKIGPLPNSQNGSDHYYLEARFRWNCV; this is encoded by the coding sequence ATGCTAAAGAATGGAATAGATTTACTTAGTCGAGATAACATTGCACTTATTTCTATTCTCACCCCATTTAAGAACCCGGACAAACAGATATGCATTGTAAACACACATTTGTTATACAATCGCAAAAGAGAAGATGTGCGTTTAGCCCAACTCCAAGTACTTCTAGCAGAAATTAACCGCGTTGCTTGCAAAATAACTAACTACCCTCCAGTTATCCTTTGTGGTGATTTGAATTTCACCCCTTCAAGCAAATTATACTCTTTTTTAAGCCAAGGAAGGCTTAAGTATGAACatctagatataaaaaaattaactaactGTGGTTcacaaaaaattgggaaaacctTCCTCCCAAAGGAGCTTTATATTTCTGATTCTTGTCAATACTTACAAGAACTAAAACGTGATAACTgcattgaagaagaatttttttcatccGGTACATTAACGCATAAATTTGCCTTTAAAAGTGTTTATAATTCAGATGAATTTCCAAAAGTTCGTTTGAATTCGACTTGTCACAACTTAGTTGACTATATTCTCTACAGTAATATTGACGAAAAATTCaacaaacatgaaaaacaagaattaataCTATTAGAAAGACTTCGTCTCCCAACATACAAGGACTGCTTAAAAATAGGACCATTACCGAATAGTCAAAATGGATCAGACCATTATTATCTTGAAGCAAGATTTCGTTGGAATTgcgtataa